The Desulfurellaceae bacterium nucleotide sequence TGCTCGGCCAGCTCCCAGGCCCGGGCCGGCAGCCGCTCGGGGGCCACGACCTCGTTTACCACCCCGAGCCTGAGCGCCTCTTGGGCCGACAGTTGCTGGCCGGTGAGCAGAAAGTAGCGCCCCCGGTTGATGCCCAACACCAGCGGCCAGACCACATGGACGCAGTGGGGCGCATCCTGAAAAAAGGCCCGCTCCGAGGCCAGCACAATATCGCACACCACGGCCAGCTCGGCGTGGATAATCGCCGGGCCGTTGACCGCAGCGATCATTGGTACCTCGATATCCAGCAGATTCATCAGCAGGCGTTTGGCGTCGGCGGTCATATACCCCCACTGGCGGGCGACGATCCGACCAAAGCCGTCGGCGACAAACTCGGCGGTAAACGCGTCGCCCGTCCCGGTCATGATGATGACCCGGTTATCCGGGTCGCTGCCGATGTCGGCAAAACACGCTCCAAACTCGGCGTGAGGTCCGGGTCCCCATTGCAGCGGGCCGCCCCCAGTATGAAAACGGATCTGGAGAATCCCGTTGCGGCGCTCCATATGGACGTGTTTGTACTTGCTGGCATAGTCCTCAAAGCTGGCCATGGCTCTCCCCCTTCTCACTCTCGCCACAGCGGTCCAAGCCGCCCGGCGATACTGCCTGTGTATCACAAGCGGTCCGCTGAGGCTTGACAGCGCCAAGCCTCAGGCAGAATAATCTCTGCTCAAATCCGAGGTGTTCATAAAGGGGGGAGTATGCCGTTCCAGTTACGTTACAGTATTGACGATCAGGACATCACGGTTGTTGCCATCGGTCTGTTTGTCGCGCCAAACAAGATGTTACTGGAACTGATGCGCTTGGGAGTGCGGGTGATCCTGGTCGAACCGATCATCGGCGCCCACAAGCACCGCGGCCTGCCCGACCGCGACCGCGGTCCGCTCAGCCGNNNNNNNNNNNNNNNNNNNNNNNNNNNNNNNNNNNNNNNNNNNNNNNNNNNNNNNNNNNNNNNNNNNNNNNNNNNNNNNNNAGCCACCCACGTCCTGGTCAGCAACTGGCCGCCGCGCATGGCGCCCTGGCTGGAGTACGAGCACCTGGTCGAGCACTGCGGTCCACAGGTCATCAAGATTCAGTTCGACGGGGGCTACGACGGCCGGGTGGCCAACGACTACTCCATGCAGGGCGCGACCGGCCTGGCCCACGCGACCGGCGAACCCCACGGCCGACCGCTGACCATTCCGGTCGCCTTCTTCGACATGATTACCGGCCTGCACGGCCTCAACGCCTTTCATGTCGGCCTGCGCCGTCTGGCCGAAACCGGCCAGGGCGACTGCTACAAGATCGCCCTCGAACAGGTCGCCTTCCAGACCCTGGCCGAGCTGGGCTGGTACGCCCAGGCCGAGACCACGGGCGAGAGCCGCGAGCCGATCGGCGACAATCTGCTCGACGCCGTCCACGGCCACTATGCGACCCGGGACGGCAAGTTCGTCACCCTGAACCTGATCGGCGACAGCGTGTTGCGCCGGCTGCGTGAGGCGACCGGCATGAAGACCCTGGCCTACGATCCCCAGGGCCACGAGATCCACGGCGATCATGCCCGCTACCTGGTGGTCGAAGAGATCAANNNNNNNNNNNNNNNNNNNNNNNNNNNNNNNNNNNNNNNNNNNNNNNNNNNNNNNNNNNNNNNNNNNNNNNNNNNNNNNNNNNNNNNNNNACCCACCGGCTGCCCTGCTTTCACGACGTTGACGATCCCGATCTGGGACCGATCTGGACCCCCGGACCGGTCATCGACGCGCGGGATCTGGAGTCGGTCGAGCTGTCCCGGGCTCCCCATCCGGGCGAGCATACGTATGAAATTCTGGAGAACGTCCTGGGTCTCGACCGAACCGCCATCGCCGAGCTGGAACGACAAAGAATTGTCGCCGGCCCGGGGCCGAACGGCTAGGCGCGGCCCTGTCATCATCAGACATCACGCTGAGCCCTGTAACGGAGCCACCCATGCCCAAGGCCGAACCGTCTCCCAGCGCCCTGTCCGCCCTGCGCATCCTCGACCTCTCAAGCGGGATTGCCGGCGGCTATTGCACCAAGCTGTTGGCCGACTATGGCGCCGAGGTGGTCAAGGTCGAAACACCCGGTACGGGTGACTCACTCCGTCGCTGGGGGCCTTTCCCACAGAACGATCCGGATGCCGAGCGCGGCCTGCTCCACTGGTATCTCAACGCCAACAAGCGGGGCCTGACACTCGATGTGACGAATCCGGCCGGCCGGACAATCCTTCGGGACCTGCTGGCGCACTTTGATATTGTGGTCGAGAGCTTTCCTCCGGCCCGAGCCGCAGCGCTTCGGGTGACCTATGAGGCGCTGCGTGGCGACCGCAACGACCTGATCTGGCTGTCGATCACACCCTTCGGCCAGACCGGACCCTATGCCGATTACAAAGCCACCGACCTGCTGATTCAGGCTGCCAGCGCCTGGCCGTATATGGGCGGCCTGCCCGACCGCGAACCCATGAAAACCGGTGGCTTCATCAGTCACTATGTTACCGGCACCTACGGCGCACTGGCCGGGCTGGCAGCCTGGTTGTCTCTCAGGTCCGGCGGAACAGGCCAACACATCGACCTGGCGGCAATGGAAGCCCTGCAAAGCACGAACGAATACGCGGCGCTGAGTCATTCGGGTCCGGGTGAGGTCAAGGAAGTCAGGGGGCGGGGTAATCTCGGAGTGGGGACGGGCATCACAGAGTGTCAGGACGGTCACGTCGGCATCAACGTGTTGACCGGCAACCAGTGGGAGATGTTCTGGTCCTTCATCGGACGACCCGAGCTGGCCGAGGACCCGCGCTTTCAAACCCCCGTCGGCCGCATGCAGCACTGGGACGAGGTTGCCGCTCTCATTCGGGGCTGGGCCAAGGAGCACACCCGGGAAGAAATCTTTGCCGCCCAGGAGTGGCGGATTCCACTGACGCTCATCGCCAGGATCGACGAGATCTTGGACTTTCCCCAGCACGCGGCGCGCGGCTTCTTTGTCGAACGCGAGCTGCCCGGAGTCGGCCCGGTCCGCCAACCTGGCGCGCCCTTTCAGATGAGCGCCAGCCCCTGGAATCTACGGCGCAGCGCTCCGGCGCTGGGCCAGCACAACGCCGACATCCTGTGTGACACGCTCGGCATGCAGCCTGACGAGCTGGTTTTGCTGCGCCGTCGCGGGGTCATTTAAGAGGAGGCTCTGACATGCCACAGCTCCTGTCCGGAATTCGCGTCATTGACCTGAGCATGTGGTGGGCCGGACCGTTTGTGACCCAGCTGCTGGGTGATATGGGCGCCGAGATTATCAAGATCGAATCGATCCAAGTCCCGGACGGCTGGCGCTTCACCGTCCCCAACGCCGCTCATGACAAGCCCTGGGAACTGTCCTCGTATTACAATGGCGTCAATCGCAACAAATACGGCCTCACCCTGAACCTTCAGGATCCGCGCGGGATCGAGCTGTGCAAACGCCTGGTCGGCATGGGCGACATTGTGGTTGAGAACTACACCCCGCGGGTGATGACGAACTTCGGGCTCGACTATGCGAAACTGCGCGCCATAAAGCCGGACATCATTATGCTGTCCCTCTCGGGCTATGGCGGAACAGGGCCGTGGCGCGATTACACCGCCTTCGCCTTCCCGGTCGAGGACATGTCGGGCTTCCCACAGCTGACGGGCTATGAGGACGATGACACGCCCCGACGCTGGGGCAACTCCGGCGTGGACGCCATTTCCGGCCTGACTGGAGCCTATGCCATCTTAACCGCCCTGGAACACCGGCGTCGGACCGGTGAGGGGCAGCGCATCGACCTGTCGATGGTCGTTTCTGGGCGGGCCGCTGCTCGACTATCAGGTCAATCAGCACCTGCCGCAGCGCCAGGGCAACCATCATCCGGCCCACGCTCCTCACGGCATATATCCCTGCAAGGGCGAAGACAGGTGGGTGTCCATCGCCGTGACAAACGAGGAGGAATGGCGCGCGCTGTGTACGACCCTGGATCGCTCAGACTGGCCTGGCGATCCCCGCTTCGCCGATCCGCTCGCCCGCCATGAGCATCAGGCCGTCCTGGATGCGGCTATCGGGGAATGGACGCGGCAACGCGACCGCATGGAATTGATGCACACCCTCCAGGCGGCCGGGGTGCCAGCCATGCCGGTTCTGTCCTCGGCCGATGTCCTCAACGATCCACATATGCAAGCCCGGGACTATTTTCAGCGCACGACCCGGGCGGAGATTGGTCCGCACGCCCACGGCCTGCACTGGGCGCACTTCTCCGAAACGCCGCTCAGCCTGCGCCGGCCAGCCCCGCTGTTGGGCGAACACAACACGTTTGTGCTGAAGGAACTCTTGGGGCTGAGTGACGCACAGCTGAGCGATCTCGAACGCGCCAAGGTCATTGGCACCACGTTTGTCGGTTCGGCCCGCCTGTGAGGTCTTCAGCTCCGTCCCACGCGGTTGGCGCAGTACCTTGATGGGATAGCAGGGGATTGTCGCCGGCTCAGCCCGGGGCGATAGTCTCACATATCACTGGGATCATATCGGACCGACACACCGAGGGCGTTTCAGTACAGCGCCTCCGGTATCGGCCAAGCCATTCCCCGCCCTGCCGTTCTCACCACACCAGCAAAATCAGGCTCTGAACAAACACTCGGCCAGGCAGGACCACTTGGCACGTTCTGTGCCCTCATCTCAATACCAATTCACCGGCCCTGAAGACGAAAGGAGTCACACTATGTTCAGCATCCTCGTTCCAACCGGGCTTATCAGCTTGGCCACAACCCTCGGCGTCGGCTATACGTCGCTTGGCGCTGGACTCCTGGGGCTCACGTGCGCCTCGGCCGTGATGATCGGCTGGACGGCACTCCGCCACTATCGGCAAAACACCCGGCGGGCTGTCTGTCAGCGGGCGACCGATCAAGCAACGCTCTGCTGTCCGGAGTATCAGCAGGCTGCCTGAAGCGTACTCCGCTTCTGGGCGCACGCTGCCCCCCCTTCCCCGGGCAACGCTCCGGTCCCTCCTCCGGGCGTTGCCGAAGCCCCCGGGACCCCTCCCCGGGGGCTTTTTCAGCCTCCTCCGGTCAGATAGGGTGAGCAGCCCTGTTGGAAGCAGACATGACCACATCGAGCCGTACCCCCCTGAGTTGGACCGTGCCGCTGAGCGCCGCCATCAGCGTGTTTCTGCTGTGGTTGATTTACTGGAAACCGGCCGCCACCACCCAGGCCGAGTGGGTCACGGTTCTGCCCGCCACCAACGCCTTGTGCAATGGCCTGAGCGCGTGCTGCCTGCTGGCCGGATTCTTCAATATCCGACGCGGCAGGCGTACCGCCCACCTGCGCTGCATGCTCGGCGCGGTGGCGTGCTCAGTCGTGTTTCTGGTCGGCTATATCGTCTACCACCATTTTCACGGCGATACGCCGTTTCCGGGCCAGGGCCTGGTGCGACCGGTCTACTTCGCCATCCTCATCAGCCATATCGTCCTGTCCATCGTCGCCCTGCCGCTGGTCCTGACCACGCTGTACTACGCCGCGACCGCCCAGTACCCGACCCACCGCCGGCTGGCTCGCTATACCTTTCCCATCTGGCTGTACGTCTCGGTCAGCGGCGTGGCCGTGTTTTTCTTTTTGCGCGCCTACACCTGACCCGGGCTACAGCGGCGTGACGAGCAGCGAGTCGATCCGACACGTATCGACAATCACCAGCCGCTGCCTGAATTTTGCCCGGCCGTCCTCAAACACGATCCGATCGTGGTAGGCGCCCGTACTGAACACCTCGGTCGCCCCGTACTGGACCACATCCGCCCAGGTCCGAAAGACGACATAGTTCGAGCGCGCCGCGATCAGCCCGTCGGCCTGCTCGGTCAGCAGGATGCTGCTGACCAGATGGCGATAAAAATGGGGCCCAAAGATATTCGCCCGGCGATGGGCGGTCACCCGGTCGCTCAACATGCCCTGGCTGTCGCACGACATGAGCGGAATCGGGAGATCCTGGTCCGCATTCTCACGCGGGACGATTCGGTACTCGCACGCGGCGGCAAAAAACCCCGGCCACTCCTCCAGCCTGTCCTCATCAATACAGTGGACATAGGCGTGCAGCAGGTCTTCGATGACAAGACGGCGTTCCAGACTGATCATGGCGGCCTCGGTGTGGGACGCTCAGGCGGCAAAGCCCATGACGCCCCGATAATACTGCCAGAAGCCCCGGATGGCCGTCTCGGTCAGCAGATTGCCCTGGTTCTCCACACTGTCACCGCCAAAGGCGATATACGAGGCCGCGTCTCGGTCGCGCACAATAGCCTGCTGCACAATCTCGGTCGCATGGCCGTCTTCCATGGAGATCAAGCCGGCCGGGCCGACAAAATTGGCCTGCTTGAGACGGATGGCGCGCAGCTCGTCGTCGTCATCCTGATAGCCAAAATAGGTAAAGATCAACTCAAACCGGTCGGGCGCTTTAGGCAGGACCTGACGGGTGGCCAGGGTATTCTGAATCTGCTGCAAGACCAGGCCGGGAAAAATCGTCTGGATCTGGTTGGTCAGCTGCGGCTCCAACTCGGGCCGCGACTGGAGCAGCGAGGGGTCGGCCAGGCTATAGCCTTTTTTATACGTCCGCAGCCCGGCATTTTTGTAGGCTGCGGTTTCCTGTTCCTCGGTCCGTTTGTAGGACTGGACCATATCGTGGCGACCCTGCTCGTCCATCGTCACCCCACCGCCCATGGACGACCGGTACAGGCCAAAGGTGGTGTGGAACAGGTGCAGTAGGCTGGCGTGATAGGGGTCGCGGACATTCTCGGCGTACAGCTTCCAGTTGGCCCGGATGAACTGCCGCGAGTAGCCCAGGATCTGGATCGGACGGCCGAACAGACGGTCGATCCAGGGTCGCATGTCCGGCCCCAGGTAGTCTTCGAGCGCGTGCAGCTCGCGCGCAAACGACACAAAAATCAGCCCTTGGTAGGAGTCGATAGTCAGCTTGTGGAGCGCGTGCTGGCCGGGATCGAAGTCCGCGTCGTAGCCGCCCTTGCCCTCGATGCCCTTGCGGAACGGGACGCCGATCAGGTCGCCCTCAAGGTTATAGCTCCACTGGTGATACACACACGTATGGGTCATCCGGTTGCCGCGCAGCTCCCGACACACCAGCGAGCCCCGGTGGGCGCAGCGGTTGACAAAGGCGTGCAAACGGCCGTCCTTGCCGCGCGTCACCACAATCGGCGTATCCCCGATAAAGCTGGCCTTGAAGTCGCCGGGCTCGGGCAGCTCGGCCTCCAAGCCGACATAGTTCCACACCGGGCCCCGGAAAATGCGCTCCTGCTCGCGTTCATAAATGGCAGGGTCAACAAACACCTGATACGGAACGCGGGTGTCGGCCTGTTCGGGCCAGGCGATCTGCGGGGCGACATCAACGGCGTGCATGGGCTTCCTCCTCACCGGCGACACAGGTTTCGCCGTGCCAGACCGGGCGTGGCGCCCATCCTAACACTTCGGAAGAGCGGAGCAATGGAAGGCCGCAGTTGCCAAGTCGGCCGAAAACAGACAGGATGCAGCCATGCGTATCGGCCTGGTCACCGACACCCATATCCCGAGCACAATTCAGCACTTGTGGGACGAGGTCAGAGATGTCTTTACCGGGGTGGACCTGATTTTACACGGCGGCGACATTGTGACACCCCGGGTGCTGGACTGGCTCGAACAGATCGCTCCGACCCTGGCGGCCGAGGGCAACAACGACGGCGGCTGGCACGACCCCCGCATGCAGCCCGTCCACTGGCTCGACCTGGAGGGCTGGCGGCTGGTCATGCTCCACGACATGGAACCCGAGGAACGCCCGATTGCGCGCCTGCAAGAGGTCTACCTCAAGGGCCAGCAGGCCGACATCATGATTACCGGCCACACCCACTATGAGCGTCTGGACTACCGGGACGGGGTGCTGCAAATCAACACCGGCAGCGCCACCCATCCGCACCTGTGGTCCACCCGGCTGGGGACGGTCGGCCTGCTCGACCTGGCGCCGGGCAAGATCACGGCCCGGATTGTCAGTCTCGGCGACAGCCCCGAGCTGCCCAACCCCGGCCAGGAGCTGTTTTTCGACCTGGAGACGCATCAGGCCCAGCAGGCTGCGGCGTCAGCTTCGTCCACACCGCCGGATTAGCAACGGGCGAGCCGGGCAGCTTCCCGGATCAAGAACGAAAAAATCGCTCAGCCGCGTCAAGACAGAAGCGTCGCGGCCAGCGCCTCCAATTCGGCCAGCGCCTCGTCCCCCTCGGTCTGGGTCAGCCAGATCGTCACCTGATCGGCTCCGGCCCGTTCCAGGCCGGCCAGTTCCTCAGCCGTCCGAAATTCTCCCGGCATGCCAAAGGCCACGATGGTCAGCGTCTGCGGATCGCGCCCGGCCTGCTCGGCCAAGGTATTCAGCGCCGCCCGGCCCGCCGCAATCTCCTCGACCGTGACCCGAGCCGGAATCCAGCCATCGCCCCAGTCGACGATACGCTGGAAGACCCTGGCGTTCATGCTGCCCAACAGCACCGGCGGATGGGGTTTGCGGGCCGGTTTGGGAAAGGAGCGCAGCGCTGGAAACCGGTAGTAGCGCCCCGCATAGCTGGACTCCTGGCGTGTCCACAGTTGCTGCATGGCCCGGACCGCATCTGCGGTCTGCGTCCAGCGCCGTGGAAAGTCGGCGCCCATGACCTCGGCCTCTTCCCGCAGCCAGCCGGCTCCAATACCGAACACAAATCGCCCGCCGCAACACGCGTCGAGCGTCGCCACCCGCTTGGCCAGCAGCAGCGGGTTGTGCTCCGGCACCAGGCAAATGCCGGTTCCCAACTCAATCCGGTGGGTGACGGCCGAGGCCCGCGCCAGCGCCACAAACGGGTCCAGAATACGGTCGTAGGAATCGGGCCGGCCAGCAAAGGTCTGGGCCAGCAGCCGGGCGTAGTGGGCATCGCGTTCTTTGCCTCCGGCCGAGCTGGGATAGCGCGAGCGATAGTGGACCGGCATGACCGTATGTTCCGGTACCCAGAACGAGGCAAAGCCCAGCGCCTCGGCCCGTTGGGCAAGAATCGCCGGGTCGGTCGAGTACTCGGTCGCAAAAACAAAAACGCCGATTTTCATCCGGCTTAATGCGTGTGCGGCAGCGGCGTAGTGCCGGTCTCGCCACCAAAGCGCGGCAGTTCGTCACCGAGCGCGATCCACTCAACCCGATCCGAAAAGTAATAGTGTCCCTGTGGCTCACGGTCGATCTTGTCCTGCAAATTGGCCAGGACGATATCAATCACCTCCGGGTGATGGGTCGATATGCAGAACATGGTGCTGCCACACTCCCGGCAGAAGGAGCGGCGGCCATGGTCTGAAGAGTGGTAGACGGTCAACTGGTCTTCGCCGTTCACAAAACGGAACTGCGTATCCTTGACCGCAGTCCAGGTCACATAGCCCGCCCCATGAATGCGCCGGCACATTGAGCAGTGGCAGTGCCCGCAGAACAGCGTCGGCAGACGGACCTCAAACCTGACCGCGCCACAGAAACACGATCCTCGGACCGGCCTTGTCTCTCCATTGGTTTCGCTCATGATTTTCTCCTCGGCTCACAACGGTTTCGCCGTCCCTGTATAGCCGAGATGCCAAGCCGGCGGCAAGCCGCGCACCGTATACGCGAGTCGCCTGATCGGCTATACACAGGAAAAGCGCCAGCAGTGAGGACAGTGCCCATGAGCGTGACGTTTCGACAGTTGACCACCAGCTTCGGAGCCGAGGTGTCGGGGGTTGATATTGCGGCCGGGGTCAGCGATGCAGACATCAGCCGCATCGTCACCCTGTTCAACGAATACTCGGTTCTGGTGTTTCGCGGCCAGCCGATGACGGACGCCCAGCAGATCCGGTTCAGCCAGCGCTTTGCCGAGCTGGGGGATTTTCCTGGGCTCGAAAAGACGGTTGTGCAGAATCCCGGAGCTGGCACGCCCATCGCCGTGCTGTCCAATCTCGACGAACACGGCGTCATCATCCCCCCGGACGATGAGCGCATGGTCTTCAACTCCGGCAACGAGATGTGGCACACCGACAGCTCCTTCAAGCGCGTGCCCGCCACCGCCTCCATGCTGTCCGGCCGGGACGTGCCACCCAGCGGCGGCGATACCCAGTTTGCCAGCCAGCGGGCTGCCTATGTGGACCTGGACGAGGAGCTGAAACGGCGGCTTGAAGCCTATGTGGCGATCCACGACTTCGCCTATTCGCGCAGCCTGATTGACCCCGGCGTGATGACCGAGGAGCAAAAGCGCGAGACCCCGCCGGTTCCCCAAGCCGTCGTCCGCGCCAACCCGGTCAACGGCCGCAAGAACCTCTACACCGGAGCCCACGCCTCACACATTCGCGGCCTGCCGCTCGAAGAAGGCCGGGCGCTGATCGGGCGGCTGACCCGATTCTCGGTTCAGACTGCCTACACCCACACCCACCAATGGCAGCCCCAGGACTTTGTGATCTGGGACAACCGCTGCTGTCTGCACCGCGGCCGGCCGTGGAACAAAACCACCTATGCTCGGGTCATGCACCGCACGACCGTGATGGGCGTCGGCCCAACCGCTGAATAGGGACAAGACTGTATTAAACGCAGCTTTTAATGTGGGGCTGTTAAACTGCTATCTTGAAGGGACGGCTGACGGGCGAGACCATCAGAGGGCTAAGGGCCATGAGAGCGCGCTTCGACTCGGATAAGCATCAGCGCCGTTTCAATCCGTCTGCGCAGCTATAGTTATTCGCAGTCCGGAGCGCCCTTCATTGCCGCTTATAGGGGCAAACGTAAAATTTTCTTCGGAGAAATCGTAAATTAAAAATTGCAACCTGAGATATTGCAGAGACATGTCCAACTGGGCGGAGGATTATTGTGGCTCTGACAAGCATAGATTTGGAACATTTTACTGCGTTTTCCAGCCTGTCGCTGGCGCAAATAGCACGGGGAAAACTCACCTCATGAAGGTTTGTTATGCCGCATGCGACATTTCTAACACAGGTGCTTCGTTCGCGGAGAAACTGGCTCGGGTGTTTCTTCCCTCAGGTGGAGCCTTGGGACGACTGGTCAAACGTCAAAAGGTGAGTACGACGGGAAGGATAACGGTACGCCAGGCCCACCTGCGACCCCTACGTCTCTCGTTTTCAAACCATACAAAGGCGCCGGCGTCAGCCAGAAGTACGGGCACTAAGTTATGGTCTCTATATCCCGGTGAAGGAAATGCTTTCTAACGCGCCCGGGTTCTTGTCCCTTTATGCGGAGCGCGAAATCCACTTTGAAGAGGTTTACGCCGATATCCTCCACCGGGCCTATCGTCCGTTACTACGTGGTCCTATGGACAGTCTTCGCAGGCGTTTGCTCACTAAGCTGCAAAAGGCCATAGACGGAAAAGTTACGGTCAACAATGATGAATTTTTCCTGCGGAATAAACAGGGCAACCTCGAATTCACTCTGCTCGCCGAAGGAATGCGCAAACTCGGATTATTGTGGCTTTTAATACAGAACGGCACTTTGCAGAACGGCTCTGTCCTGTTCTGGGATGAGCCTGAGACTAATCTGAACCCGAAGCTGTTCGGCATCTTGATAGACATTCTGCTGGAATTGCAGCGCGGCTGTGTACAGATATTCCTGGCAACTCACGATTATTTCATCCTCAAAGAACTTGATCTTCAAAAGAAAAGCGGCGACAAAGGAGACAAGCGGAATCGCCTGCAACACGACGGACAGCTATCTTGATATCCATCCGAACGTGATTGCGGAAACGTTCACGGACCTGTACGACCGGGAAATTGAACGTAGCCTGAAAGGTTCCACGGAATGACGGTTCTCGAGGAAGGCGATCTGCAAATTACCATCAATGACGCGATCGAGGCGCGAAAGTTCGATGACGAGGCCAGCCACGGACTGAGCCACTGCATGAAGGCGGTGGATTTCGTTGTCGAGCTTCCCGACCGTTACCTGTTTATCGAAGTTAAGGACCCCCAAGACCCTCAGGCTCCCCCGGAGGCCAGTCATGAGTTTATTCAGCAATTCCAAACAGGAAAGCTTTACGAAGATCTCAAATACAAGTATCGGGACTCCTTTCTCTACGAGTGGGCGGCAGGACGAGCCGACAAAAAACCCATTGATTACTTGGTGCTGGTTGCTTTGGACGCTCTGGACAGGTCACATTTGCTGAGAGGACAAGAGGAGTTGCAACGCAAGCTGCCTTTGCGGGGACCAGGATCACGTCCGTGGACTCGTCCGATTGTCAGAGGCTGCGGCGTATTCAATATCGCCTCATGGAACCTATACTTCCCCGAGTATCCCGTGAAGCGTCTGAGCCGCGACGGGTCATAGACAGTAAACACAACAAACGTACCTGACAGCGCGTAAGCCTTTGAATATGTTTTTCAATTGATGGAGAATTGACGACAAGAACCGCCTTCCGGCCAGCGCAGGCCGATGCTGACCGACTTGGTGCTCGGTCGGCCCGACAAGGCGCCACATGTCTTGTCAGCGGCGTGAAAATTGTGGTGCCGACTGCTTGCCTTTCTGACGGGGTATGTTTTATTCCCCTGTGGCACCACCGAAGGAGGGAAACCATGGACCAGAGCGTTAAAATCAAGATGCGACCGCTGACCCCCGAAGCCTTTGAGCCCTACGGCAAGCTGCTCCAGAGCAAAAAGCTGATCTACCCCGAGACCGAGGAGGGGAAGGTGGCCATGGAGCTGCTGCGCCTCAAGCACCGGGCCAACGCCAACCGGATGGACCAGATGGCCATCCACTTCAGCTATAACCAGACCTTTATTCCGGTCCAGGGCTCGATGGTGCTCGTCGTTGCCCCGCCGCCGAGCAACCGCGAGGCCGGGCCCGAAGGCTATGAGCTGGACTACGATAAAATCGCCGCCTTCGTGGTTGATCCCGGCCAGGCCGCGTTCATCTATAAGGGCACCTGGCACAACGCCCTGACCCTCGGCTCGGAGTGTCAGTTCATCAATGTCACTCGCAAGGACACGGGTGAGGGCACCAGCCCGGGCGAGGAACTCGAAGGCAAGATTGAGAAGATCACCGCAATTCGGCCCTACGTCGAAAACATCAATATGAGCAAACGTGACGGCAAGGTGATTGAGCTGGAGGTCTGAGCGGGCAGACGAAACCCAGCTCATTCGGGCTTAGCTCAGGCGGTAAAAAACGCCAGCCCGGTCCAGCACAGAGCAGCAAGACCGGCGGCGACCGAGGCCTGCGGGATCTGGGTCTTGACGTGGTCCATCAGGTCGCAGCCGGTACACATGGCGCTTAACACCGTCGTGTCCGAGATCGGCGAGCACTGGTCGCCATACACGCTGCCGTCCATCACCGCAGCGAAACACAG carries:
- a CDS encoding GFA family protein — translated: MSETNGETRPVRGSCFCGAVRFEVRLPTLFCGHCHCSMCRRIHGAGYVTWTAVKDTQFRFVNGEDQLTVYHSSDHGRRSFCRECGSTMFCISTHHPEVIDIVLANLQDKIDREPQGHYYFSDRVEWIALGDELPRFGGETGTTPLPHTH
- a CDS encoding LLM class F420-dependent oxidoreductase produces the protein MKIGVFVFATEYSTDPAILAQRAEALGFASFWVPEHTVMPVHYRSRYPSSAGGKERDAHYARLLAQTFAGRPDSYDRILDPFVALARASAVTHRIELGTGICLVPEHNPLLLAKRVATLDACCGGRFVFGIGAGWLREEAEVMGADFPRRWTQTADAVRAMQQLWTRQESSYAGRYYRFPALRSFPKPARKPHPPVLLGSMNARVFQRIVDWGDGWIPARVTVEEIAAGRAALNTLAEQAGRDPQTLTIVAFGMPGEFRTAEELAGLERAGADQVTIWLTQTEGDEALAELEALAATLLS
- a CDS encoding ATP-binding protein, giving the protein MLSNAPGFLSLYAEREIHFEEVYADILHRAYRPLLRGPMDSLRRRLLTKLQKAIDGKVTVNNDEFFLRNKQGNLEFTLLAEGMRKLGLLWLLIQNGTLQNGSVLFWDEPETNLNPKLFGILIDILLELQRGCVQIFLATHDYFILKELDLQKKSGDKGDKRNRLQHDGQLS
- a CDS encoding TauD/TfdA family dioxygenase translates to MSVTFRQLTTSFGAEVSGVDIAAGVSDADISRIVTLFNEYSVLVFRGQPMTDAQQIRFSQRFAELGDFPGLEKTVVQNPGAGTPIAVLSNLDEHGVIIPPDDERMVFNSGNEMWHTDSSFKRVPATASMLSGRDVPPSGGDTQFASQRAAYVDLDEELKRRLEAYVAIHDFAYSRSLIDPGVMTEEQKRETPPVPQAVVRANPVNGRKNLYTGAHASHIRGLPLEEGRALIGRLTRFSVQTAYTHTHQWQPQDFVIWDNRCCLHRGRPWNKTTYARVMHRTTVMGVGPTAE
- a CDS encoding ureidoglycolate lyase; the encoded protein is MDQSVKIKMRPLTPEAFEPYGKLLQSKKLIYPETEEGKVAMELLRLKHRANANRMDQMAIHFSYNQTFIPVQGSMVLVVAPPPSNREAGPEGYELDYDKIAAFVVDPGQAAFIYKGTWHNALTLGSECQFINVTRKDTGEGTSPGEELEGKIEKITAIRPYVENINMSKRDGKVIELEV